One segment of Aquimarina sp. BL5 DNA contains the following:
- a CDS encoding response regulator: MLKKILRLFPIFLLLSVVCSCSKSLVLNDLEKEFLKQNDSITVAIYPYYPPYQFLNEQNEADGVFMEYLEIIEEKINYKFKRKQYNNWPKLIQDAEKNKIDLILEIQKTENRKSYLKFYPPLFESQHVIITRKDVTFGNSIKNLHDKTIVLPKNYGITENLSYEYPDFTIVTVQGELECLERLNSGEYDAYIGPRAVANYFIRSKKLDNLKINPGIHLKYEPGIAITNSDTVLDGIISKALKSITREEKESIINNWLYQNVVPFYQTSKFWIIISLVSILAFFLGAFLNSYLKFKIKQKTEELIIAKDIAEESNRLKTNFINNIPQEIRTPMNGIIGLSEFLNDESLSQKERQKYTQMIIGNSKELLSIIDNILEISQLQTKRFTLRLVETNLQDVFQNLVSNHKIKAEEKNIKFYIENNLKNSQNLVFIDRPKLNKILNVILDNAVKYTNNGSITISYVVKNDFLHISMKDTGIGINEKSENKIQESLTSNSENTIGEYNGLGLGLTIAKKNADFIGGEITVLSEKNEGTTFTLKMPYNPVLKNKKDKTTNQDKTLSKSEKHIILIAEDGETNFLFLKTILTKMNDYDFTIYRAKNGKEAVTICQENANIDLVLMDIKMPIMDGYDATSYIKKMRPNLPVIAQTAYSIEEDVQKALDAGCDDFVSKPVDRKILKPILNKYFPIFKNRNKTINSK, translated from the coding sequence ATGCTAAAAAAAATACTACGCTTATTCCCAATCTTTCTTCTGCTTTCAGTAGTATGTTCTTGCTCAAAATCTTTGGTCCTAAATGATTTAGAAAAAGAATTCCTCAAACAAAATGATAGTATTACCGTTGCTATCTATCCTTATTACCCTCCTTATCAATTTCTAAATGAGCAAAATGAGGCTGATGGTGTTTTTATGGAATATCTCGAAATTATAGAGGAGAAAATAAATTATAAATTCAAAAGAAAACAATATAACAATTGGCCAAAACTAATTCAGGATGCAGAAAAGAATAAAATAGATCTGATTCTGGAAATCCAAAAAACAGAAAATAGAAAATCTTACTTAAAATTTTATCCTCCTCTTTTTGAATCTCAGCACGTTATTATTACGCGAAAAGATGTTACGTTTGGAAATAGTATAAAAAATCTTCACGATAAAACAATTGTACTCCCTAAAAATTACGGAATAACCGAAAACTTGAGTTATGAATATCCTGATTTTACGATTGTAACTGTTCAGGGAGAACTGGAATGTTTAGAAAGATTAAATTCGGGTGAATATGATGCATACATTGGACCAAGAGCTGTTGCCAATTATTTTATTAGATCTAAAAAACTCGATAATCTTAAAATAAACCCAGGAATTCATTTAAAATATGAACCAGGTATAGCAATTACTAATAGTGATACTGTTCTTGATGGTATTATTTCAAAAGCCCTTAAAAGTATAACTAGAGAAGAGAAAGAATCCATTATCAATAATTGGCTTTACCAAAACGTAGTTCCTTTTTATCAAACTTCAAAATTTTGGATTATAATATCTTTAGTCTCAATACTAGCGTTCTTTTTGGGTGCATTTCTAAACTCTTACTTGAAATTTAAAATAAAACAGAAAACAGAGGAGCTAATCATTGCCAAAGATATTGCAGAAGAAAGTAATCGATTAAAAACAAATTTTATTAATAATATCCCTCAGGAAATCAGAACTCCAATGAATGGCATCATTGGACTTTCTGAGTTTTTAAATGATGAAAGCTTAAGCCAGAAAGAAAGACAAAAATATACTCAAATGATTATTGGGAATAGTAAAGAGTTATTATCTATCATTGATAATATTTTGGAAATCTCTCAATTACAAACAAAAAGATTTACGCTACGATTGGTAGAAACTAATCTGCAAGATGTCTTTCAAAATTTAGTATCTAATCATAAAATCAAAGCAGAAGAAAAAAACATCAAATTCTACATCGAGAATAATTTAAAAAATTCTCAGAATTTAGTATTCATAGATCGTCCTAAATTAAATAAAATCCTCAATGTTATTCTTGATAATGCAGTAAAATATACAAATAATGGATCAATAACTATTTCGTACGTGGTAAAGAATGACTTTTTACACATTTCTATGAAAGATACTGGGATTGGCATTAATGAAAAAAGCGAAAATAAAATACAAGAAAGTCTAACATCTAACTCAGAAAATACAATCGGAGAATATAACGGGCTAGGTCTTGGTTTAACTATTGCGAAAAAAAATGCTGATTTTATTGGAGGTGAAATAACTGTACTTAGTGAGAAAAACGAAGGCACCACATTTACGTTAAAGATGCCATATAACCCTGTACTTAAAAACAAAAAAGATAAAACTACTAACCAAGATAAAACCCTTTCAAAATCAGAAAAACATATCATCCTGATAGCTGAGGATGGAGAAACAAACTTCTTATTTCTAAAAACAATTCTCACAAAGATGAACGATTATGACTTTACTATCTACAGAGCAAAAAATGGTAAAGAAGCTGTAACAATTTGCCAAGAAAATGCTAATATCGACCTGGTTCTTATGGACATTAAAATGCCAATTATGGATGGATACGATGCCACTTCTTATATCAAAAAAATGAGACCAAATTTACCAGTTATAGCTCAAACAGCATATTCTATTGAAGAGGATGTACAAAAAGCATTAGATGCAGGTTGTGATGATTTTGTTTCCAAACCTGTAGATAGAAAAATACTTAAACCAATTCTTAATAAATATTTCCCCATTTTTAAAAATAGAAATAAGACCATCAACTCAAAATAA
- a CDS encoding response regulator — protein sequence MLNKITHTFLFICLIIGISSCSNDNILNETEKDWLLQQDVINVAVYPYYPPYQFIDKKDSIDGILVDHFSLIENKINYKFQKKYYTDWVKLLEDVRTKKVDIVLEMQETEEKQSYLNFYAKFFETPFVLVTGKEVDNDLKFKDFQNKQIAIPMGYSIDDYLKKKYPNLNIKNYPDDIACLLSVQSGESDAYVGGKAMVNYLMKSEGINDLKVLTEINHSYIPSVAVHKENKMLNAIIAKTARSISNKEKQAILDNWLFSTVKPFYKKPKFWIISSIIFFTALASIILIHFYLKFIIKQKTRELRIAKDKAEESNRIKTNFIQNISHEIRTPMNGIMGFSELLKSDSLTPEERKEYTEIIIDSGKDLITSVDDILEISLLETKQSKLRFTKTDLKELLLKLISEYAHKAKEKNLIIHLENEIPEEKNIIITDKSKLTKILNNLIDNGIKFTNTGSITIFSYIVEDSIEISIKDTGIGIKQKDQDIIFKSFSQSEKEISKNFGGLGLGLAIAKQYTDLIGGKISFVSKENEGSAFLLKIPYTPMQNNGELSTNKEGNIIPEKHVVLIAEDGEINFLFLKTVLTKMMDFEFVIYRAKNGKEAVEICEGNDKIDLVLMDIKMPIMDGYDATKRIKKMRPHLPVVAQTAYSTEEDIERALAAGCDDFVAKPVDRKILRPILDKYISIFRNE from the coding sequence ATGCTAAATAAGATAACACACACTTTTCTTTTCATATGTCTAATCATTGGAATATCATCATGTTCTAATGATAATATTCTTAATGAAACGGAAAAAGACTGGCTATTACAACAAGATGTGATCAATGTTGCCGTATATCCCTATTATCCTCCCTATCAATTCATAGATAAAAAAGATAGTATTGATGGAATTTTAGTCGACCATTTTAGTCTTATTGAAAATAAAATTAATTATAAATTTCAAAAAAAATACTATACAGATTGGGTCAAATTACTTGAAGACGTTAGAACCAAAAAAGTAGATATTGTACTGGAAATGCAGGAAACTGAAGAAAAACAAAGTTATCTTAATTTTTATGCAAAATTTTTTGAAACCCCGTTTGTTTTGGTTACCGGAAAAGAAGTTGATAATGATTTAAAATTTAAAGATTTTCAAAACAAACAAATTGCAATACCTATGGGGTATTCTATTGATGATTATCTTAAAAAAAAATACCCCAATTTGAATATAAAAAATTACCCCGATGATATAGCTTGTTTACTCAGCGTTCAGTCAGGAGAATCTGATGCATATGTAGGGGGAAAAGCAATGGTAAATTACCTAATGAAATCAGAAGGTATTAATGATCTAAAAGTATTAACAGAAATAAATCATAGTTATATTCCGAGCGTTGCAGTCCATAAAGAGAATAAAATGCTTAATGCTATTATTGCGAAAACAGCTCGTAGCATATCTAACAAAGAGAAGCAAGCGATTCTGGATAATTGGCTATTTAGTACAGTGAAACCTTTTTATAAAAAGCCTAAATTCTGGATTATTTCATCGATTATTTTTTTCACTGCTTTAGCGAGTATTATTCTTATACACTTCTATTTAAAATTCATCATTAAACAAAAAACTAGAGAGCTCCGAATTGCAAAGGATAAAGCAGAAGAAAGTAACAGGATAAAAACTAATTTTATTCAGAATATATCTCACGAAATCAGAACTCCGATGAACGGAATTATGGGATTTTCGGAATTACTTAAATCAGACTCTTTAACACCTGAAGAAAGAAAGGAATACACCGAGATTATTATTGATAGTGGTAAAGACCTAATTACTTCTGTCGATGATATCTTAGAAATCTCTTTACTAGAAACTAAACAAAGCAAACTACGATTTACCAAAACCGATTTAAAAGAACTTCTACTGAAATTAATATCCGAATATGCTCATAAAGCAAAAGAGAAAAATCTTATTATACATTTAGAGAATGAAATTCCAGAAGAAAAAAATATAATTATTACTGATAAATCAAAGCTTACTAAAATACTCAACAATCTAATCGATAATGGTATAAAATTCACTAATACTGGATCAATAACAATCTTTTCTTATATTGTGGAAGATTCTATTGAAATATCTATTAAAGATACGGGAATCGGAATTAAACAAAAGGATCAGGATATTATTTTTAAGAGTTTCTCTCAATCAGAAAAAGAGATTTCTAAAAATTTTGGAGGCCTTGGTTTAGGTCTGGCAATTGCTAAACAATATACAGATTTAATCGGAGGAAAAATTTCTTTTGTAAGTAAAGAAAATGAAGGTAGTGCCTTCTTATTAAAAATTCCTTATACCCCAATGCAAAATAACGGAGAGCTATCTACAAATAAAGAAGGAAATATCATACCAGAAAAACATGTGGTACTCATAGCCGAAGATGGAGAAATAAACTTCTTATTTTTAAAAACCGTATTAACCAAAATGATGGACTTCGAGTTTGTTATATATCGTGCTAAGAATGGTAAAGAAGCTGTTGAAATATGTGAGGGCAACGACAAAATCGATTTGGTTCTAATGGATATCAAAATGCCGATTATGGACGGGTATGATGCCACAAAACGTATCAAAAAAATGCGCCCACATCTGCCTGTAGTAGCACAAACAGCCTATTCTACAGAAGAAGATATAGAAAGAGCTTTGGCTGCCGGATGTGATGACTTTGTTGCTAAACCAGTGGATCGAAAAATACTAAGACCTATCTTAGATAAATATATTTCTATTTTTAGAAATGAATAA
- a CDS encoding DUF1853 family protein: MSIKQQYAGFLDSNVLWKNVSLFELSQFDLQISDDFIPNELPIQISENEVLGKRVEHFFEYFINSSKNYKIILKNLQIFKDKITIGELDFLLEDQQQNQLLHIELIYKFYLYDPKKSESVLERWIGPNRNDSLLEKVTKLKEKQLPLLYRSETITTLQKLDIEPNNILQKVCFFGNLFVPLSYQNKKISHLNNDCIVGYWIHSEEFTEGKYGSCLYYIPQKKDWVTDPKRNEIWYPFTSILDKLNTQLIKKKSPLLWIKSNGDFFSKCFVVWW; encoded by the coding sequence ATGTCGATTAAACAACAATATGCTGGCTTTTTGGATAGCAATGTATTATGGAAAAATGTTTCTCTTTTCGAACTATCGCAATTTGACTTACAGATTTCTGATGATTTTATACCGAATGAATTACCTATTCAAATTTCTGAAAATGAAGTCTTAGGAAAAAGGGTTGAGCATTTTTTTGAATACTTCATTAACAGCAGCAAAAACTATAAGATCATCCTAAAAAATCTTCAGATATTTAAGGATAAAATAACCATAGGTGAATTAGATTTTTTATTGGAAGACCAACAGCAAAATCAGTTGCTACATATAGAATTAATTTATAAGTTTTATCTCTATGATCCTAAAAAAAGTGAGAGCGTACTGGAAAGGTGGATTGGTCCTAATCGTAATGATAGTCTATTAGAAAAAGTAACCAAATTAAAAGAAAAACAGTTACCACTACTCTATCGCTCTGAAACCATAACTACATTACAAAAATTAGATATCGAACCTAATAATATTCTACAAAAAGTCTGCTTCTTTGGCAATTTATTCGTTCCATTATCCTATCAAAACAAGAAAATTTCTCATCTTAATAATGATTGTATCGTGGGATATTGGATCCACTCAGAAGAATTTACAGAAGGAAAATACGGATCATGTCTCTATTACATTCCTCAGAAAAAAGACTGGGTAACTGATCCGAAGCGCAATGAAATCTGGTATCCATTTACATCCATATTAGATAAACTGAATACGCAACTGATCAAAAAAAAATCTCCATTACTTTGGATAAAAAGTAATGGAGATTTTTTTTCTAAATGTTTCGTTGTATGGTGGTGA